One stretch of Paraburkholderia fungorum DNA includes these proteins:
- the ubiG gene encoding bifunctional 2-polyprenyl-6-hydroxyphenol methylase/3-demethylubiquinol 3-O-methyltransferase UbiG encodes MTNADPHELQKFSNLAHRWWDPNAEFKPLHELNPIRLNWIDTHAHIAGKKVLDIGCGGGILSESMAGLGAHVKGIDLSTQALGVADLHSLESGVTVNYEEIAAEALAAREPGTYDVVTCMEMLEHVPEPAAIVEACKTLVKPGGWVFFSTLNRNVKSYLFAVIGAEYIARMLPKGTHDYARFIRPSELASFVRAADLRTAEIKGIVYNPLSKHFTLSADTSVNYMLACRRDA; translated from the coding sequence ATGACCAACGCCGATCCCCACGAACTACAGAAATTCAGCAACCTCGCGCATCGCTGGTGGGACCCGAATGCCGAATTCAAACCGTTGCACGAACTCAATCCCATTCGCCTGAACTGGATCGATACCCACGCGCACATTGCAGGCAAAAAGGTGCTGGATATCGGTTGCGGCGGCGGCATCCTGTCCGAGTCGATGGCCGGTTTGGGTGCTCATGTGAAAGGAATTGACCTGTCGACCCAGGCTTTGGGAGTGGCAGATCTTCACAGCCTTGAAAGTGGTGTAACCGTCAATTACGAAGAAATCGCTGCCGAGGCGCTCGCCGCCCGCGAACCCGGCACGTACGACGTGGTTACCTGCATGGAAATGCTCGAGCACGTGCCCGAACCCGCCGCGATTGTCGAAGCGTGCAAGACGTTGGTGAAGCCCGGTGGCTGGGTGTTCTTCTCGACGTTGAACCGCAACGTGAAGTCGTACCTGTTTGCCGTGATCGGCGCGGAATACATTGCGCGGATGCTGCCCAAGGGCACGCACGACTACGCGCGCTTCATCCGCCCGTCGGAGTTGGCGAGCTTCGTGCGCGCCGCCGACCTGCGCACGGCCGAAATCAAAGGTATCGTGTACAACCCGCTCAGCAAGCACTTCACGCTGTCCGCCGACACGAGCGTGAACTACATGCTCGCCTGCCGCCGCGACGCCTGA
- the gph gene encoding phosphoglycolate phosphatase (PGP is an essential enzyme in the glycolate salvage pathway in higher organisms (photorespiration in plants). Phosphoglycolate results from the oxidase activity of RubisCO in the Calvin cycle when concentrations of carbon dioxide are low relative to oxygen. This enzyme is a member of the Haloacid Dehalogenase (HAD) superfamily of aspartate-nucleophile hydrolase enzymes (PF00702).), whose amino-acid sequence MSDPTPLPQREDTDNALGLCQAVLFDLDGTLADTAPDLAAAVNKMRHDRGLDMVPLENLRPLASAGARGLIGAAFGIGPDDHEFASMREEFLANYEADLCIETTLFPGIPELLDDLDARGVRWGIVTNKVSRLTEPLVAQLGLEERAGCVVSGDTTPHPKPHPAPLLHAARELDVIPERIVYVGDDLRDVQAGFAAGMKTIAAAYGYCGDDIPPTQWHAQHVVDSPVELLKLLRDIG is encoded by the coding sequence ATGAGCGATCCCACTCCCCTGCCCCAGCGCGAAGACACCGACAACGCCCTTGGCCTTTGCCAGGCCGTGCTTTTCGACCTCGACGGCACGTTAGCCGACACCGCGCCCGATCTCGCGGCCGCCGTCAACAAGATGCGCCATGACCGCGGACTCGACATGGTGCCGTTGGAAAACCTGCGTCCACTGGCATCGGCCGGCGCGCGTGGCCTGATCGGCGCGGCATTCGGAATTGGCCCCGACGATCACGAGTTCGCGTCGATGCGCGAGGAGTTCCTCGCCAATTACGAAGCGGATTTGTGCATCGAGACGACGCTGTTCCCCGGCATCCCCGAATTGCTCGACGATCTCGACGCGCGCGGCGTGCGCTGGGGCATCGTCACGAACAAGGTTTCGCGGCTCACCGAGCCGCTGGTGGCGCAACTCGGCCTTGAAGAGCGCGCGGGCTGCGTGGTGAGCGGCGACACGACTCCGCACCCGAAGCCGCACCCGGCGCCTCTGCTGCACGCGGCACGCGAACTTGACGTGATACCGGAGCGCATCGTCTATGTCGGCGATGATCTGCGCGACGTGCAGGCCGGGTTCGCCGCGGGCATGAAAACCATTGCGGCGGCGTACGGTTACTGCGGCGACGACATCCCGCCGACCCAGTGGCATGCACAGCATGTCGTCGATTCGCCGGTCGAATTGCTGAAGTTGCTGCGCGATATCGGTTGA
- a CDS encoding TolC family outer membrane protein, with product MNKHTLAGLLLASACAMQMSAAAAVDLLTVAEQAADHDADLAASRAGSKAARQALPKARAALLPRIEGGWGRAHNNIKTEGFPGESYWQNGWTVSLTQPVFDWSLWTAYRQADFVGARGAVEAARAEQSAILQAVRAYFDELAAEDEQARANDYTAALELHLDQLHRRQAAGEATVIDLQEAEAAREQAQLQQLDARSDLELRRLSLEHITGQPFVALSRLSDAATMPRISPENRESWVAQAEAHDYVVQLKQIDKRIAAFEVEKARARHLPVVSVTASHTPAGAGAGYSRPTTTSSAMLSVTIPIFEGGETDAIIDETLALEDKAQDELLGATRVAGATARENWARFRDSLARVESLTRLVQTSRATLAATQTGYKVGSRTSTDVLRASESLYSNRRDLIRARYTAIVALLQLKAATATLDLNEVARVNELLVGAGGVAADASARR from the coding sequence ATGAATAAACACACACTTGCCGGCTTGCTGCTTGCGTCGGCCTGCGCGATGCAGATGAGCGCCGCGGCTGCCGTCGACCTGCTCACTGTCGCCGAGCAGGCCGCCGACCACGACGCCGATCTGGCTGCCTCCAGGGCCGGCTCGAAGGCCGCACGGCAGGCGCTGCCGAAGGCGCGCGCGGCGTTGTTGCCACGAATCGAGGGCGGCTGGGGGCGCGCGCACAACAACATCAAGACGGAAGGTTTCCCCGGCGAAAGCTACTGGCAAAACGGCTGGACCGTCTCGTTGACGCAGCCCGTGTTTGACTGGAGTCTCTGGACGGCATACCGGCAGGCGGACTTCGTCGGCGCACGCGGTGCCGTCGAGGCCGCGCGTGCCGAGCAGTCGGCGATTCTGCAAGCGGTGCGCGCGTACTTCGACGAACTCGCCGCCGAAGACGAGCAGGCGCGCGCCAACGACTACACAGCGGCGCTCGAGTTGCATCTGGACCAGCTTCATCGCAGGCAGGCGGCGGGCGAGGCGACCGTGATCGATCTGCAGGAGGCCGAGGCGGCGCGCGAACAGGCTCAGTTGCAGCAACTGGACGCTCGTAGCGACCTCGAGTTGAGGCGGCTTTCGCTCGAACACATCACGGGGCAGCCGTTTGTGGCGCTGTCGCGTTTGTCGGATGCCGCAACGATGCCGCGAATCAGCCCCGAGAACCGGGAAAGCTGGGTCGCTCAAGCTGAGGCTCATGACTATGTGGTGCAGTTGAAGCAGATCGATAAACGCATTGCCGCGTTTGAGGTCGAGAAGGCGCGCGCCAGGCACCTGCCGGTCGTCAGCGTGACGGCGAGCCACACGCCGGCCGGCGCGGGCGCTGGCTATTCCCGTCCGACTACGACGTCGAGCGCGATGTTGTCGGTGACGATTCCGATTTTTGAGGGCGGCGAAACGGACGCGATCATCGACGAAACGCTCGCGCTCGAAGACAAGGCACAGGACGAACTGCTGGGCGCAACCCGGGTGGCGGGCGCGACGGCGCGTGAGAACTGGGCGCGTTTCCGCGACAGTCTCGCGCGTGTGGAGTCGCTGACGCGGCTCGTGCAGACCTCGCGCGCCACCCTCGCCGCGACGCAGACGGGCTACAAGGTGGGCAGCCGGACGAGCACGGACGTGTTGCGGGCATCTGAGTCGCTTTACTCGAATCGGCGGGATCTGATTCGGGCGCGTTACACGGCGATTGTCGCGCTGCTGCAGCTAAAGGCGGCAACGGCGACGCTGGATCTCAATGAGGTCGCGCGGGTGAACGAGTTGCTGGTGGGGGCGGGGGGAGTTGCTGCTGATGCGAGCGCGCGGCGGTAA
- a CDS encoding peptidase domain-containing ABC transporter: MRAIYQNEVAECGYACLAMVLTHFGRATEVRELQAFQPVSANGLSLMDLYDVAVEHGLSVQAYRFDAGHLSDIKRGSILHFGGAHFVVFEKCSRGYVQVIDPATGRRRISMDTFVANVSGYLLECAPTPEMPRIRDKSRVPAAFVRLRALNPQLRAQIGKVIFVALGSQFAILAMPYLGNLVLDDVVSADNLNLLNVLVLTFSGIFIVGALSQYIETYLVELLHGLVQMNMAEGLLTKLLRNPIPYFEKRHVGDLFARVKAQDEISSYGTRTVIMLGIDLAVGLLALALMLVQSRQLTAIALLIFVLYVAVSFALFSRMRDTHALVLEESARCDDALIETIRGASLIKLSQGETRRTAIFMSKYRAYVAALVHNSRLGSARDAILGLVNYADTIVVTWFAARLMLGGGISVGVFYSFLIYKSLLSERFARSINAGFQYFMLSVPVARVSDIVDGEPERYTPASDTHKTVEVRQFERIDVRNVTFRYGVSDQPVLSNANLVISKGDKIVITGSSGSGKSTLFKLLAAAEPIQEGEIALNGIAWPNLTVDEIRRHAVHMRQGDLILHGSIADNVSLFAGNPDEARIHALLDDVGLLPDVMRLPMRTRTIISDTIANISAGQRQRLLLARALYQPRELLLLDEPTSNLDPVSVRHIVALLQRLERTVVVITHDMALAAAFDTRYRLVDGELVCEARGGVFQ, from the coding sequence ATGCGTGCTATCTATCAAAACGAAGTGGCCGAATGCGGCTACGCCTGTCTGGCCATGGTGCTGACGCATTTTGGGCGCGCCACCGAAGTGCGCGAGTTGCAGGCATTCCAGCCGGTCTCGGCCAACGGTTTGTCGCTGATGGACCTGTACGACGTCGCGGTCGAACACGGTCTGTCGGTGCAGGCTTACCGCTTCGATGCGGGTCATCTGTCGGACATCAAGCGCGGTTCGATCCTGCACTTTGGCGGCGCGCATTTTGTGGTGTTCGAGAAATGCTCGCGTGGTTACGTGCAGGTGATCGACCCGGCCACCGGCCGTCGGCGCATCTCGATGGACACGTTCGTGGCGAACGTGTCCGGCTACCTGCTCGAATGCGCGCCCACGCCGGAGATGCCGCGCATCCGCGACAAGTCGCGCGTGCCGGCCGCGTTTGTCCGCCTGCGCGCGCTGAATCCGCAGTTGCGCGCGCAAATCGGCAAGGTGATCTTCGTCGCGCTCGGCAGCCAGTTCGCCATTCTCGCCATGCCGTATCTCGGCAATCTGGTGCTCGACGACGTCGTATCCGCAGACAACCTGAATCTGCTGAACGTGCTCGTGCTGACGTTCTCGGGCATTTTCATCGTCGGGGCGCTGAGCCAGTACATTGAAACGTACCTCGTCGAACTGTTGCATGGCCTCGTGCAGATGAACATGGCCGAGGGGCTGTTGACCAAACTGCTGCGCAATCCGATTCCATACTTCGAGAAGCGTCATGTGGGCGATCTGTTTGCGCGCGTGAAAGCGCAGGACGAGATCAGTTCATACGGCACGCGCACGGTGATCATGCTCGGTATCGACCTCGCGGTCGGCCTGCTCGCGCTCGCGCTGATGCTCGTGCAAAGCCGGCAACTGACTGCGATCGCGCTGCTGATTTTCGTGCTGTACGTGGCCGTGTCGTTCGCACTGTTTTCGCGGATGCGCGACACGCACGCGCTCGTGCTCGAAGAGTCCGCGCGCTGCGACGACGCGCTGATCGAAACGATCCGCGGTGCTTCGCTGATCAAGCTGTCCCAAGGCGAAACCCGCCGTACCGCGATCTTCATGTCGAAATACCGCGCGTACGTTGCGGCGCTCGTGCATAACAGCCGGCTCGGCAGCGCGCGCGACGCGATCCTGGGGCTGGTCAATTACGCGGACACGATCGTGGTCACCTGGTTTGCCGCGCGTCTCATGCTCGGCGGCGGGATCTCGGTCGGCGTGTTCTATTCGTTTCTGATCTACAAGTCGTTGCTGTCGGAGCGCTTTGCACGATCGATCAATGCAGGGTTCCAGTATTTCATGCTGAGCGTGCCGGTCGCGCGCGTGAGCGATATCGTCGACGGTGAGCCCGAGCGGTACACGCCAGCCAGCGATACGCACAAGACCGTCGAGGTGCGGCAATTCGAGCGCATCGACGTGCGCAACGTCACGTTTCGCTATGGCGTGTCGGATCAGCCCGTGCTCAGCAATGCGAATCTTGTCATCAGCAAGGGCGACAAGATCGTGATTACCGGCTCGTCCGGTAGCGGCAAGTCCACGTTGTTCAAACTGCTTGCGGCCGCCGAGCCGATCCAGGAAGGCGAGATCGCGCTGAACGGCATCGCGTGGCCGAATCTCACCGTCGACGAAATCCGCCGTCACGCTGTTCATATGCGGCAGGGCGATCTGATCCTGCATGGCTCGATCGCCGACAACGTGTCGCTGTTCGCCGGCAACCCGGACGAAGCGCGCATTCACGCATTGCTCGACGACGTCGGCCTGTTGCCCGACGTGATGCGTTTGCCGATGCGCACGCGCACGATCATCAGCGACACGATCGCGAATATTTCCGCCGGGCAACGGCAGCGACTGCTGCTCGCGCGTGCGCTGTATCAGCCGCGTGAGTTGTTGTTGCTCGATGAACCTACTTCAAATCTCGATCCCGTTTCGGTGCGCCATATCGTGGCGTTGCTACAGCGTCTCGAACGAACTGTCGTCGTGATTACGCACGACATGGCGCTCGCGGCGGCGTTCGACACGCGTTATCGCCTCGTGGACGGCGAACTGGTCTGCGAGGCTCGCGGAGGCGTCTTTCAATGA
- a CDS encoding HlyD family efflux transporter periplasmic adaptor subunit: protein MEPINLPQFRDVSWRWIAYGTSSIVAVAIVFAFFHEVELKQDVRAEIVSPAEIKIQGLTGLVSDIYVNRASRVAQGAPLFRLERDLSLASNGLQRRAFDEHDRDEQLRTSEAQYSQRKADLAAQRDAARLALQSRRAEIGALDEQLSQSRQLSDEAARKLERLESVSDYVTADRIEQASADTHQAKVALAQTAARRQQLSADLGAAIGTQTGLGAQLNELDARHARELQDIRMRFEQTRQDATISAPKGGIVTYSALVQGRTLASQDVALVISTGEKGVLRAALRIPSRRRGFVREGQIVRLKFDAFPYGKFGSYEARIDSISRTTVQSAMSPAGASEPRSADGDYMAWATLSGDKFTFERQHFDILPGMAATASIVIERRTIAEWVLAPLYRVLRG from the coding sequence ATGGAACCAATCAATCTTCCCCAATTCAGGGATGTCTCGTGGCGCTGGATCGCGTACGGGACATCGTCGATCGTGGCCGTCGCCATCGTGTTCGCTTTTTTTCACGAAGTCGAATTGAAGCAGGACGTGCGCGCGGAAATTGTGTCGCCGGCCGAAATCAAGATCCAAGGACTGACGGGACTCGTGTCGGACATTTACGTGAATCGCGCGTCGCGCGTCGCGCAAGGGGCGCCGCTGTTCCGTCTCGAGCGCGATCTCTCGCTGGCGAGCAACGGTCTGCAACGCCGCGCTTTCGACGAACACGACCGGGACGAGCAGCTTCGTACGAGCGAAGCGCAATACAGCCAGCGTAAAGCGGACCTCGCCGCGCAACGGGATGCGGCACGGCTTGCGTTGCAAAGCCGGCGCGCGGAAATTGGCGCGCTCGACGAGCAGCTTTCGCAAAGCCGCCAGTTATCCGACGAAGCAGCGCGGAAACTCGAGCGGCTCGAGTCGGTCTCCGACTACGTCACCGCCGACCGTATCGAGCAGGCGAGTGCCGACACCCATCAGGCGAAAGTCGCGCTCGCGCAAACCGCCGCGCGGCGTCAACAGCTCAGCGCGGATCTCGGCGCAGCGATCGGCACGCAAACCGGCTTGGGCGCCCAGCTCAACGAACTGGACGCGCGCCACGCCCGCGAGTTGCAGGACATTCGCATGCGCTTCGAACAGACTCGCCAGGACGCGACCATCTCCGCGCCGAAAGGCGGCATCGTGACTTATTCCGCGCTGGTTCAGGGCCGCACGCTCGCGTCGCAAGACGTCGCCCTCGTCATTTCCACCGGCGAGAAGGGCGTGCTGCGCGCGGCGTTGCGCATTCCGTCGCGGCGGCGCGGGTTCGTCCGCGAAGGGCAGATCGTGCGGCTCAAGTTCGACGCGTTCCCCTATGGGAAATTCGGCAGCTATGAGGCTCGAATCGATTCGATTTCGCGCACGACCGTGCAATCGGCGATGTCGCCGGCAGGCGCGTCGGAGCCGCGTAGCGCAGACGGCGACTACATGGCGTGGGCCACGTTGAGCGGCGACAAATTCACTTTCGAGCGGCAACACTTCGACATCCTGCCCGGCATGGCCGCGACGGCAAGCATCGTGATCGAGCGACGCACCATCGCCGAATGGGTGCTCGCGCCGCTATACCGCGTGCTGCGAGGCTGA
- a CDS encoding COG4315 family predicted lipoprotein, whose product MRKRTLFAASAAALVLAVLQQSSFAEAPKVNNGRFVNADGMTLYTFDKDVTPGVSACTGGCMSNWPAATATSTDKPSGDWSLLPRADGAQQWAYKGHPLYRYAADKQAGDAKGDGFKDVWHIAKP is encoded by the coding sequence ATGCGCAAGAGGACCCTTTTCGCCGCGTCAGCCGCGGCGCTCGTGCTGGCCGTTCTGCAACAAAGCTCGTTCGCCGAAGCCCCGAAAGTGAACAACGGCCGCTTCGTCAATGCGGACGGCATGACCCTCTATACGTTCGACAAGGACGTCACGCCCGGCGTCAGCGCGTGCACCGGCGGCTGCATGAGCAACTGGCCGGCGGCAACGGCGACCTCGACCGACAAGCCGTCAGGCGACTGGTCGCTGCTTCCGCGTGCCGACGGCGCGCAGCAATGGGCGTACAAGGGCCATCCGCTGTATCGCTACGCAGCGGACAAGCAGGCAGGAGATGCAAAGGGAGACGGCTTCAAGGACGTTTGGCACATCGCCAAACCCTGA
- a CDS encoding substrate-binding domain-containing protein has translation MVRIECQVQLVVKGVDGREASLSDVVPLLALVDESGSIAQAAQLKGLSYRHAWGLLRSIEERLGGPLIAKERGRGSVLSELGQAVLRAQRLCGERLDANMQALASEVASDLNRWLAPPADDVRIHASHGYAVAALVTALVANDLPVDIKYRDSADAVSALARGECDLAGFHLPLGEFRAACADTYRRWLDPQRHVLVHLTRRKQGLFLGKNNPKRIGGLSDLARDDIRFVNRQPGSGTRMLLDLALRQVGVDPDRVNGYASTELTHSAIAAFVASGMADVGFGVEPAAHHFGLEFMPIVDEDYYFACDRANLERVPLSTVIGLLRSNAFRGNVALLEGYDPQDCGRLVDVETGLGEASA, from the coding sequence ATGGTACGGATCGAGTGTCAGGTTCAACTGGTGGTGAAGGGCGTAGATGGCCGCGAGGCCAGCCTGTCGGACGTGGTGCCGTTACTCGCGTTAGTGGACGAGTCCGGCAGCATCGCGCAGGCGGCGCAGCTTAAGGGTTTGTCCTACCGGCATGCATGGGGTTTGCTGCGCAGCATCGAAGAACGGCTGGGCGGCCCGCTGATCGCGAAAGAGCGCGGGCGCGGCTCGGTGCTCTCCGAACTCGGGCAGGCCGTGCTGCGCGCCCAGCGTCTGTGCGGCGAGCGGCTCGATGCCAACATGCAGGCGCTGGCGAGCGAAGTAGCGAGCGACCTGAATCGCTGGCTAGCGCCTCCCGCCGACGACGTGCGCATCCACGCGTCGCATGGTTATGCGGTGGCCGCGCTGGTCACGGCGCTGGTCGCGAACGATCTGCCGGTCGACATCAAATACCGCGACAGCGCCGACGCCGTGAGCGCGCTGGCTCGCGGCGAATGCGATCTGGCGGGCTTTCATCTGCCGCTCGGCGAATTCCGCGCCGCGTGCGCCGACACTTACCGGCGCTGGCTCGATCCGCAGCGTCACGTGCTCGTGCATCTCACGCGACGCAAGCAGGGGCTCTTCCTCGGCAAGAACAATCCGAAGCGGATCGGCGGCCTGAGCGACCTCGCGCGCGACGACATTCGCTTCGTCAATCGTCAGCCGGGCTCCGGCACGCGAATGCTGCTCGATCTCGCGCTGCGTCAGGTCGGCGTCGACCCGGATCGGGTCAACGGTTACGCGTCGACCGAACTCACGCACTCGGCGATTGCGGCGTTCGTCGCGAGCGGCATGGCGGACGTGGGTTTCGGCGTGGAACCCGCCGCGCATCATTTCGGGCTGGAGTTCATGCCGATCGTCGACGAGGACTATTACTTTGCGTGCGACCGCGCGAATCTTGAACGCGTGCCGTTGTCGACGGTGATCGGCTTGCTGCGCAGCAATGCATTTCGCGGCAATGTCGCGCTGCTCGAGGGCTACGACCCGCAGGATTGCGGCCGGCTCGTGGATGTTGAAACCGGTCTCGGCGAGGCGTCGGCGTAA
- a CDS encoding NAD(P)H-dependent oxidoreductase subunit E: MDDFHAIAPDQVVQRHAQPGVSLLTVLHAIQDELGYVPPATVAPLARAMNLSRAEVHGVITYYHHFRTEPAAPVTVQLCRAEACRSMGTEALAQHIEAHTGCRFDAEHRQGATVELESVYCLGQCALSPALTINGTLHARVSPEKFDAIFAAASKCAEVTA, translated from the coding sequence TTGGACGATTTCCACGCCATCGCGCCGGATCAGGTCGTGCAGCGTCACGCGCAGCCAGGTGTGTCCCTGCTGACGGTGTTGCACGCGATTCAGGACGAACTCGGCTACGTGCCGCCCGCCACCGTTGCGCCACTCGCGCGTGCGATGAACCTGTCGCGCGCGGAAGTGCACGGCGTCATCACCTACTACCACCACTTCCGTACCGAACCCGCCGCGCCCGTCACCGTGCAGTTGTGCCGCGCGGAAGCGTGCCGCAGCATGGGCACCGAAGCGCTTGCCCAGCATATCGAGGCGCACACCGGTTGCCGCTTCGACGCTGAACATCGGCAGGGAGCGACGGTGGAACTGGAATCGGTGTATTGCCTCGGTCAATGCGCGCTGTCGCCCGCGTTGACGATCAACGGCACGTTGCACGCCCGGGTGTCGCCGGAGAAATTCGATGCGATCTTCGCCGCCGCCAGCAAGTGTGCGGAGGTGACGGCATGA
- a CDS encoding formate dehydrogenase beta subunit, translated as MTRIYVPRDSAALALGADALAQAIEAEAARRGVDIELVRNGSRGLMWLEPLVEVATAEGRIGYANVEASDVTALFDAGFTSGGEHPRCVGVVDEIAYLKKQQRLTFARIGITDPLSIDDYVAHGGLEGLRRALQTDGDAACEALIESGLRGRGGAAFPAGIKWRTVRGAQAAQKYIVCNADEGDSGTFSDRLVMESDPYMLIEGMLIAGVVTGATVGYIYVRSEYPHSIATLEAAIDNARAAGWLGDSVLGSDAHRFDLFVAKGAGAYVCGEETALLESLEGKRGIVRAKPPVPALVGLHGQPTVINNVITLATVPIIFARGAAFYKDFGMGRSRGTLPFQLAGNVKQGGLVELAFGVTLRELLNDFGDGTASGRPVRAVQVGGPLGTYLPESQWDIPMDYEAYAAVGAVIGHGGLVVHDDTSNLAELAQYAMHFCALESCGKCTPCRIGSTRGVEVIARIRNGDTSTRQVQLLRDLCDTMVSGSLCAMGGMTPFPVLSALDHFPEDFGLADAGANANASNRVDHHAPKAA; from the coding sequence ATGACGCGCATCTACGTTCCCCGTGATTCGGCGGCGCTGGCGCTGGGTGCCGACGCGCTGGCGCAGGCCATCGAAGCGGAAGCCGCGCGGCGCGGCGTCGATATCGAACTGGTTCGCAACGGTTCGCGCGGGCTGATGTGGCTCGAACCGCTCGTCGAAGTAGCGACCGCCGAAGGCCGCATCGGTTACGCCAACGTCGAGGCAAGCGATGTGACCGCGTTGTTCGACGCAGGTTTCACGAGCGGCGGCGAGCATCCGCGCTGCGTCGGCGTGGTCGACGAGATTGCGTATCTGAAGAAGCAGCAGCGGCTGACGTTCGCGCGCATCGGCATCACCGACCCTCTTTCCATCGACGACTACGTCGCCCATGGCGGCCTCGAAGGCCTGCGCCGCGCGCTGCAAACCGACGGCGACGCCGCCTGCGAGGCGCTGATCGAATCGGGCTTGCGCGGACGCGGCGGCGCGGCCTTCCCCGCCGGCATCAAATGGCGCACGGTGCGAGGCGCGCAAGCCGCGCAGAAGTACATCGTCTGCAATGCGGACGAAGGCGATTCCGGCACCTTCTCCGATCGCCTCGTGATGGAAAGCGATCCGTACATGCTGATCGAAGGGATGCTGATCGCGGGCGTCGTGACCGGCGCGACGGTCGGCTACATCTACGTGCGCAGCGAGTATCCGCATTCGATCGCGACGCTCGAAGCCGCGATCGACAATGCACGCGCCGCCGGCTGGCTCGGCGACAGCGTGCTCGGATCGGACGCACACCGCTTCGACCTGTTCGTCGCGAAAGGCGCGGGCGCGTACGTATGCGGCGAGGAAACGGCGCTGCTCGAATCGCTCGAAGGCAAGCGCGGCATCGTCCGCGCGAAGCCGCCGGTGCCCGCGCTCGTCGGCCTGCACGGACAACCGACCGTGATCAACAACGTCATCACGCTCGCCACCGTACCGATCATCTTCGCGCGCGGCGCGGCGTTCTACAAAGACTTCGGCATGGGACGCTCGCGCGGCACGCTGCCGTTCCAGCTCGCAGGCAACGTGAAGCAAGGCGGTCTCGTGGAACTCGCGTTCGGCGTGACCTTGCGCGAATTGCTTAACGACTTCGGCGACGGCACCGCAAGCGGCCGGCCGGTGCGCGCAGTGCAGGTGGGCGGTCCGCTCGGCACGTACCTGCCGGAAAGCCAGTGGGATATTCCGATGGACTACGAGGCCTACGCGGCAGTCGGCGCGGTGATCGGTCACGGCGGCCTCGTCGTGCACGACGACACGTCGAATCTCGCCGAACTCGCGCAATACGCGATGCACTTCTGCGCGCTCGAATCATGCGGCAAGTGCACGCCGTGCCGGATCGGCTCGACACGCGGCGTCGAAGTGATCGCGCGGATTCGCAACGGCGACACGTCCACGCGACAGGTGCAGTTGCTGCGCGATCTGTGCGACACGATGGTGTCCGGCTCGCTGTGCGCGATGGGCGGCATGACGCCGTTCCCGGTGCTGTCCGCGCTCGATCATTTCCCCGAAGACTTCGGTCTTGCCGATGCCGGCGCGAATGCGAACGCGTCCAACCGCGTCGATCATCACGCGCCCAAAGCGGCCTGA